TTGTTAGTTCTTGTACGCTCTAGGTTGAAAACATTAAGAGAAAAGTCCACATTTCAACCCTCAACTAACCACGGTGTTTGATTTTCAACCCTCAACTCTAAAACCGGTCAAATTTCAACCCTGAACTTGTCACACTGTCCATTTTACCCCCCTTGACTCGGTTTGAGGCTAGTGAAGTGGTTTTGACCCGGTCAAagctgactgggcagcccagtcAGCATGCCACATGTAAATCTGTAAAATGGATGATTCTCTCAATCTGTAAATCCATTTAGGTTGAAAATTTCCCAGCTATCTAAACATCATATGAGTGTtgttgtgtaaaaatttcagaattttctGGGCACTTTTTTTTTGTTCAAAATTTTGACCGAATAGTGGCTGAATTTGAAAAATTGATGGTTCTCTCAATCTGTAAATCCATTTAAGTTGAAAATTTCCCAGCTATCTAAACATCATATGAGTGTtgttgtgtaaaaatttcagaattttctGGGCACTTTTTTTCGGTTCAAAATTTTGACCGAATAGTGGCTGAATTTGAAAATTTGGGCAGCATTTTGATAGCATTTGGGCAGCATTTTGGTACCATTTGGTAGCATTTGGTCATCATATGGAAAAAATGATTGCAAACACACAAAGAAGTGATCTGAAACAAAATATATAGATGTCTCAAACAGAACACATAGATGTCTCACACACAATACATAGATGAGGTCTCACACACAACACATAGATGtctcacacaatacataattcATTTCTGGCAAGCAGCGATGTTGCTAGCTGATTCATGATTGAAATCCAAGCAGCCTTCGAAACCCCGCATACTTCTTTGTGTGCTTTACAACTCTGCTGCTAGCTCTAGCGCTAGAATTGCCGGTAGATACATTAACATTGACATTGGAGCTTCTTTGCACACTAATTGTATTTCCGAAGAAATTGTTGGACCTGCTGCTGCTTCCAGTTGGCGCCCTTCTCTTTGGGTTAGGTGCAGCCACTTCCTCAGTGGCCTTCCTTTTGCTCTGCCTAGTGCTGCTCTGGCGTGAAGGCTACAAGAAACATGacaaatgttagttatatatacaTGATAGTGTAATCAGGTTTGTTCATACATATTTCCTGGGTAGTGTATCATATCTGGCCCTTGACTAGCACATGGTGGTTGGCTACTTGTTGCAGTTTGGCTTGCAGCAGGCTGTTTGGAAGCAGCTGATGGTGCTTTGCTTCTAGTAGGACCTTGGCCTTGCTCAGGAGGCTGCTGCATTGGTCTATTTGAACTCCCTGTGCCATTTCTTGCTTTGCATGATGTCCTGTTGTGCCCATGTAGCTTGCACATGCTGCATCTTATCTTTGTACCTCTCTTAGAAACCCTAGTGGCACACCTTGGCTTCTCTTGTTGCTCTCTAGTCCTTTGCTTTTTCCTCCTACCGGGCATCATAATCTCCCCTGGTGGATTAGGTCTTGGCCTCTCAGACACAGGCCATGCAGGTCTGCCTTCCACAGGTTGAAGGCAAAAAGCATAAGTTTTCTTGAATGCTTCTATGCTATAGCACTTGTCAATGTAATCATCTATGTTGTTGGTTTTGAAAAAAATGCATGATATAGCATGAGGGCATGGAAGACCAGATAGTTGCCAATATCTGCAACTACATGTCCACTCTTCTAGATTCACTTGGAACCTATGTTCTCTATGAGTCACCTCATATAAATCTTCACCATTCCAAACAGCATGACAATAGGCAGAGGCATTTATGCTTTTCTTCAGTTTTCTAAGTACCGTGGGACAAATGGTGCCAGTCCACTTGTCCGACTCGGTTCTTTGATATTCTATCCTAGCCATTATCTTCACCCTAATGGCTTCAAACATGCTGATTGCTGGCAAACAGCGAGGCTCCACAATCCACTTATTAAAAGACTCGCAAATGTTGCTGTCTACCGAGTCACAATTAGAGCCCAACCTGAACCAAGCCCTGCTCCAATGGTGTGGGTCAGTTTTCATCACATCCCTTGCCCCTTCAACAGTCTCTTGTGCCAACTTCGCTCTTGCAAGATTGAAAAGCATTGGAGAACTAGCTTTTGCACATGCCCAAAATAGCTTCTGCCATTCCTTCTCTCTATAGGTCTTCCTCCAGTTTGCATACAAGTGCCTTGCGCAATTCCTATGCTCTGCTCTTGGTAGCCAATTTTCAACAGCCTTGAGAATACCCTGCAAGAAACGACAACATGAGTCAAAACATACAACATACAACACAATGTAATATGATAAAATGTGATTAAAAGAGAATTATTTTCTGCTGATCAGAAATAAtaacatagttcgatccatctcCAACTTTTAAGTCTGAGCACAACAGGCTAACAAACCAATCCCAGGTTTCATTGGTCTCTTTGTCTACAAGTGCCCACGCTATCGGATACATCTGATGGTTTGCATCTCTTCCAATTGCActcaacacctctcctcctctcccctTCAAGAAACATCCATCCAAACCTATGACTTTTCTGCATCCAGCCAGAAAACCTTTCTTACAAGCATCAAAACatatatagaatttgtcaaaggtTGGAACTTCATTGTCAGGGTTTAGCTTCACTATGCAAGTAGAACCAGGATTGCTTCTAAGAAGCTCTAGCTGATAATCAAAGACTTGGCTATATTCACCCAATTTTTACTCTTGAATCCTTTTTGAGACAATTGCCTTAGCTCTCTTGATCTTCGATATGTGTACATTAGCAAACATCTCCTCCTGCACCGTGGCCTTCAAATTTTGGACTGACCAGTCAGTGTTTGACTTGATCAAATTCTCAAACTTGTTGGCTATTCTGGTGCATGTCACCAACTTGTTGTCTCTCCTCTTTGGGCATGTGTGCTCATCAATGAAAGAAGTAATCTGCCAGCTTTCAAACTTGCTAGTCTTCCTCGCTAAACAAACCCATTTGCAAGTTGTCCAAGTGCACTTTGCTCTCACCCTGTCACCCTCATCCTGAATGAATTTTATTTCCTTCCTCTTCCTAAGACCATAGTCCACTATTGCCTCTTTGAACTGTTTCTTTCCACTAAACTTCATTCCCAAACTGAATTTCTTCACCTCAGCCTGACTCGAATACTTTGGGAACTCGGACTCATGAACAACAAGCTGACCATCACTATCTTCATCATATGattcatcatcttcatcacttGAGTCAGCTACTATCTTTTTTTTGTCGGAGGTGCAATGGCCTTCTCTATAGCAGTGATGTccttgcccttgcccttgctCTTGCTCTTGAAATCCTTGTACTTCTGCCTAATCTCCTCCACCTCATCATCGGATGTTGAGCAATCCGATAACACAAAGTCACTATCGGATGAAGAATCGGTACCATTGCCATCAACAACATCATTTTGATTTGATTCCTCTTTACCACCAGTAGGTACTTCATCATCCCCAAAACTTTGCTTTGAATTCTCATCACCGCCTGCGGGTACTTCATCATCCCTATAACTTTGTTGTTCTGGCTCATTACTACTAATGTCCTCAACATATATGTCCACTACGCCTCCATCTGTTTCATATGAGAGCATGTACTTCACAGAATTTTCATCAACTAATGCCATCAATCCATCAGACAATTGTTTTCCAGGATATAACCAATGCAACATCATGATTACTCCTCGTCGAGCGACACTGTAATGCACTTTCAGATTTAGAATGAGAGTGCGTAAGGACAAACTGCGCCGCTCGACATGAGCAATTTCCTCGCTGCCTCCAACATATTCCAAATTTTGACCTCACGCACAAATGCACCATTGAAATGGAATCGCACAACAAAGAAATCCAGAGGATCCATTCAATCTACAAGAgatgaaaaaacaaaataagaaatcATTACTAGGGTTTCAGCAACAGAGAGAGGGGGGAAATCACTATTAACGAGGGGTGCAAGGGCAGGACCACCAGCAGCAGCTAGCCCAAGCTAGCAGCTTGCCGGCGGTGGCAGCACCAACAACTCGCCCAAGCTAGCAGTAGCAGCTcgccggcggctagggttagcaGCAACAACAAAAACCTAAGGGAAACAGAGGGATGAAGGGAGGGAAGAGAGGGCAAACCTGCgatggaggtggaggtggtggccgcgggcggcggcgtcCCAGGCAGCGGTGGAGGTGGTGGCCCTGGGCGGCGGCGTCCCAGGCGGCGGTGGAGGTGATGGCCCCGGGCGGCGGCGTCccaggcggcggtggcggcggcggccctTGCGTCCCAGGCGGCGGCGCGCCCGGTTACCGGTCGCCGGCGAAGAGGTGGTGGCCGCGAACcgagcactctggagtgctctgctgtggcgatggggtatatatagggaactcattggtcccggttcgtggcaccaaccgggactaaaggccttctaaaggcctttggtcccggttggtgccacgaaccgggaccaatgccccctttagtcccggttggtggcaccaaccgggaccaaaggccttatgt
This sequence is a window from Aegilops tauschii subsp. strangulata cultivar AL8/78 chromosome 7, Aet v6.0, whole genome shotgun sequence. Protein-coding genes within it:
- the LOC120968255 gene encoding uncharacterized protein, whose amino-acid sequence is MYPIAWALVDKETNETWDWFVSLLCSDLKVGDGSNYVIISDQQKGILKAVENWLPRAEHRNCARHLYANWRKTYREKEWQKLFWACAKASSPMLFNLARAKLAQETVEGARDVMKTDPHHWSRAWFRLGSNCDSVDSNICESFNKWIVEPRCLPAISMFEAIRVKIMARIEYQRTESDKWTGTICPTVLRKLKKSINASAYCHAVWNGEDLYEVTHREHRFQVNLEEWTCSCRYWQLSGLPCPHAISCIFFKTNNIDDYIDKCYSIEAFKKTYAFCLQPVEGRPAWPVSERPRPNPPGEIMMPGRRKKQRTREQQEKPRCATRVSKRGTKIRCSMCKLHGHNRTSCKARNGTGSSNRPMQQPPEQGQGPTRSKAPSAASKQPAASQTATSSQPPCASQGPDMIHYPGNILHARAALGRAKGRPLRKWLHLTQREGRQLEAAAGPTISSEIQLVCKEAPMSMLMYLPAILALELAAEL